In a single window of the Halobaculum lipolyticum genome:
- a CDS encoding type II toxin-antitoxin system ParD family antitoxin: MPKISVEMPGELLADLDEHVGDDGKFVNRSDAIRASVRKTLDVLDEIDARHGRLNDAGDGADDGASGGDE; the protein is encoded by the coding sequence ATGCCCAAGATAAGCGTCGAGATGCCCGGGGAACTCCTCGCGGATCTGGACGAGCACGTCGGCGACGACGGGAAGTTCGTCAACCGAAGCGACGCGATCCGCGCGTCGGTACGCAAGACGCTGGACGTGCTCGACGAGATCGACGCCCGCCACGGCCGGCTGAACGACGCCGGCGACGGGGCCGACGACGGCGCGAGCGGGGGCGACGAATGA
- a CDS encoding ABC transporter substrate-binding protein, translating to MGDSDSFAERLGRRRFLRLSGAAGAAGLAGCAGQDELQGETETDGDSGGGSGGSGGSGSDTETDGGDSGGGESIKVGAVIPFSGDLADFGGPMLNAMKMAQEDINAAGGPLGREIEIVDEDSGTDSTQAVNAANKLVNTNGVQSVIGAVSSGVTISIANSVTIPNGILQITSASSSPSITTLDDDDLVWRTRTNDRFVAKVMAMIAQNEDASSAAVVYINNDFGKALADTFESAFEGETTAKVGYSSGQSSYNQVLSQAFADDPEFVALAGYPESGTTMLSQWNEQGYGGNWILHTSLLSSDVIENVGADIMNGMYGVRTKPPTGDATDAFVSDYEEQFPDAQVFSPYSWNSYDALVSYALAVQAAGTADPAEVKAQMRPVSNPEGETVSYGEFESAISMLEEGTEIDYSGPSGTVNYDENGDVASDMVIVSVEDGQFTDQETIPADELI from the coding sequence ATGGGAGATAGTGACTCGTTCGCGGAACGGCTCGGACGGAGACGGTTCCTCCGCCTCTCGGGTGCGGCCGGAGCTGCGGGGTTGGCCGGCTGTGCCGGCCAGGACGAACTACAGGGCGAGACCGAAACCGACGGGGACTCCGGCGGCGGCTCCGGCGGTTCCGGCGGCTCCGGGAGCGACACGGAGACCGACGGCGGCGACTCCGGCGGCGGCGAGTCGATCAAGGTCGGGGCGGTGATCCCCTTCAGCGGCGACCTCGCCGACTTCGGCGGCCCGATGCTGAACGCGATGAAGATGGCCCAAGAGGACATCAACGCCGCGGGCGGGCCGCTCGGCCGGGAGATCGAGATCGTCGACGAGGACTCGGGAACCGACTCCACGCAGGCGGTCAACGCCGCCAACAAACTCGTCAACACCAACGGGGTGCAAAGCGTGATCGGCGCGGTGTCGTCGGGTGTCACGATCAGTATCGCCAACTCGGTGACTATCCCCAACGGGATCCTCCAGATCACCTCGGCGTCGTCGTCGCCGTCGATCACGACGCTCGACGACGACGACCTCGTGTGGCGGACCCGGACGAACGACCGGTTCGTCGCGAAGGTGATGGCGATGATCGCCCAGAACGAGGACGCGTCGTCGGCGGCGGTCGTGTACATCAACAACGACTTCGGCAAGGCGCTGGCCGACACGTTCGAGTCGGCGTTCGAGGGGGAGACGACCGCGAAGGTCGGCTACTCCTCGGGCCAGTCGTCGTACAACCAGGTGCTCTCGCAGGCGTTCGCCGACGACCCGGAGTTCGTCGCGCTGGCGGGCTACCCAGAGAGCGGGACGACCATGCTCTCCCAGTGGAACGAACAGGGGTACGGCGGCAACTGGATCCTCCACACCAGCCTCCTGTCGAGCGACGTCATCGAGAACGTCGGCGCCGACATCATGAACGGGATGTACGGCGTCCGGACGAAGCCGCCGACGGGCGACGCGACCGACGCGTTCGTCTCCGACTACGAGGAGCAGTTCCCCGACGCGCAGGTGTTCTCGCCGTACTCGTGGAACTCCTACGACGCGCTCGTCTCGTACGCGCTGGCGGTCCAAGCCGCCGGCACCGCCGACCCCGCCGAGGTCAAAGCACAGATGCGCCCGGTCTCCAACCCCGAGGGCGAGACGGTCAGCTACGGCGAGTTCGAGAGCGCGATCTCCATGCTGGAGGAGGGGACGGAGATCGACTACAGCGGCCCGAGCGGGACCGTCAACTACGACGAAAACGGCGACGTCGCCAGTGACATGGTGATCGTCTCCGTGGAGGACGGCCAGTTCACCGACCAGGAGACGATCCCCGCCGACGAACTGATCTGA
- a CDS encoding alpha/beta hydrolase, producing MYQTGEERYEQIEFASEGTPCAASLYRPDESQTTGDPPIVVMGNGFGLPRGAGLPAVARRLTEHGLAAMTFDYRSLGQSGGEPRNVLLPSRQIDDWRAAVGHARTLDGIDGDRVGVWGFSLGGGGAFVTAAREDVDAYVGQNPVLDGTRTLLYIARQMGPTYGLRTTAAGVRDLARKWTGREPNYIPIWGTYPDDLPALPTPGSKEGHEAVVGPDADDPSVNRCAARTFLTFGLYRPVSKARRVDCPALLVEGARDQIAPRSAIEAAAERLPEVTWITYDIDHFGAFVGETAGEIVEKEAAFLERHLVEDTGSGNQ from the coding sequence ATGTACCAAACAGGAGAAGAACGATACGAACAGATCGAGTTCGCGAGCGAAGGGACGCCCTGTGCGGCATCGCTGTACCGCCCGGACGAGTCGCAGACGACGGGCGATCCGCCGATCGTCGTCATGGGGAACGGCTTCGGATTGCCGCGTGGAGCGGGTCTCCCGGCGGTTGCACGGCGACTCACGGAGCACGGACTCGCGGCGATGACCTTCGACTACCGCTCGCTCGGTCAAAGCGGCGGCGAACCGCGGAACGTCTTGCTCCCATCCCGACAGATCGACGACTGGCGAGCCGCCGTCGGTCACGCACGTACCCTCGACGGCATCGACGGGGACCGCGTCGGAGTCTGGGGGTTCTCGTTGGGTGGCGGCGGCGCATTCGTCACCGCTGCGCGGGAGGACGTCGACGCCTACGTCGGGCAGAACCCGGTGCTCGACGGCACACGAACCCTCCTCTACATCGCCCGACAGATGGGACCGACCTACGGACTCCGCACGACCGCAGCAGGTGTCCGAGACCTCGCGCGGAAGTGGACGGGGCGCGAGCCGAACTACATTCCCATCTGGGGCACATATCCCGACGACCTGCCGGCGCTGCCGACGCCGGGGTCGAAGGAGGGGCACGAGGCCGTCGTCGGACCGGACGCCGACGATCCGTCGGTGAACCGCTGTGCCGCCCGGACGTTCCTGACGTTCGGGCTGTACCGCCCGGTCTCGAAGGCACGACGGGTCGATTGTCCGGCGCTACTCGTCGAGGGGGCTCGCGACCAGATCGCACCACGAAGTGCTATCGAGGCGGCTGCCGAACGCCTCCCCGAAGTAACGTGGATCACGTACGACATCGACCACTTCGGCGCCTTCGTCGGCGAGACGGCCGGCGAAATCGTCGAGAAGGAGGCCGCGTTCCTCGAACGGCACCTCGTCGAGGACACCGGGTCCGGCAACCAGTGA
- a CDS encoding ribbon-helix-helix protein, CopG family, with translation MGNDRITVSLDDDAREAIEDLTDRTGQGQSELVRRSLRFYAANFGAANAESSEQLENYHKMLSGGEHVLLDVDFLHCFLHYVSDSDGDPDPEFLESADEVSDYHAREYDGEFDSLDELLEWLSLCGFLSVRRSDADDRYHVVFPSEQIRWFMTRFIDRSTADLPFDIDVEEGLTKVMMTERRD, from the coding sequence ATGGGTAACGACCGCATCACCGTCTCCCTCGACGACGACGCCCGCGAGGCCATCGAGGACCTGACCGACCGGACCGGGCAGGGGCAAAGCGAACTGGTCAGGCGCTCGCTCCGCTTTTACGCCGCGAACTTCGGGGCGGCGAACGCGGAGTCGAGCGAACAGCTCGAGAACTACCACAAGATGCTCTCGGGCGGGGAGCACGTCCTGTTGGACGTCGATTTCCTCCACTGTTTCCTCCACTACGTCTCCGACAGCGACGGCGACCCCGACCCGGAGTTCCTCGAGTCGGCCGACGAAGTCTCCGACTACCACGCCCGCGAGTACGACGGGGAGTTCGACTCGCTCGACGAGCTGTTGGAGTGGCTCTCGCTGTGCGGGTTCCTCTCGGTGCGCCGGAGCGACGCCGACGACCGGTACCACGTCGTGTTCCCTTCCGAGCAGATCCGGTGGTTCATGACCCGATTCATCGATCGGTCGACGGCGGACCTCCCGTTCGACATCGACGTCGAGGAGGGCCTCACGAAGGTGATGATGACCGAACGTCGCGACTAG
- a CDS encoding hydantoinase/oxoprolinase family protein — protein sequence MSNGDTADPAAGDDGARVGVDVGGTFTDLVTVRDGGVRVRKTPSTPDAPERGVINGLEETRDDGGLDLGTVEFLGHGTTVATNALLEENWADTALVTSEGFRDVLEIGRQNRPDIYDFQAEKPTPVVERDRRFEVRERLDERGAVLEPLDEDGVRALADDLADADVDSVAISLLHSFENDDHEARVRDLLAERLDASFSLSSRTLPEIREYERTLATSVNAALKPVMDSYIGRLESGVAERDVSAELKIMQSNGGIITADAARDRPVNTLLSGPAAGVQGATYVAGLAGFEDVISMDMGGTSCDVSLVEGGDPLVSTDVEVGDYPVSVPMIDVHTVGSGGGSIAWLDKGGALRVGPRSAGADPGPVSYGRGGTEPTITDAQLLLGRLDPSRFLSDDLDADVDDVRAAVDEHVAGPLDMGVEEAAQGILDVANANMERALRVVSVERGYDPRDFAIVAFGGAGPLHATTLAAALDVPRVIVPRTAGVLSALGLLISDILYDYSVSRVRPWDDVTPETLAESFAAFRERGRARLDEEDLDPERMSFEPTVDLRYEGQSFELSVPVPAGDLDEAALSTVVDRFHERHRQRYGHAYTDEPVELVTIRLRARGVVESPDLRPAETGGTVADARRERRPVMFDGEFVESAVYVRESLPTGATFDGPAVVEGAESTVVVRPGQSARIDEYGSIVVEVTD from the coding sequence ATGAGCAACGGCGACACCGCGGACCCAGCCGCCGGGGACGACGGCGCCCGCGTCGGCGTCGACGTCGGCGGCACGTTCACCGACCTGGTGACGGTCCGCGACGGCGGCGTTCGGGTTCGGAAGACCCCATCGACGCCCGACGCCCCGGAGCGGGGCGTCATCAACGGACTGGAGGAGACCCGCGACGACGGCGGACTCGACCTCGGAACCGTCGAGTTCCTCGGCCACGGGACGACCGTGGCGACGAACGCGCTCCTCGAGGAGAACTGGGCGGACACCGCCCTCGTCACCTCCGAGGGGTTCCGCGACGTGCTGGAGATCGGCCGCCAGAACCGGCCGGACATCTACGACTTCCAGGCGGAGAAGCCGACGCCGGTCGTCGAGCGCGACCGGCGGTTCGAGGTGCGCGAGCGGCTCGACGAGCGCGGCGCCGTGCTGGAGCCGCTCGACGAGGACGGCGTCCGGGCGCTGGCGGACGACCTCGCCGACGCCGACGTCGACAGCGTCGCGATCAGTCTGCTCCACTCGTTCGAGAACGACGACCACGAAGCGCGCGTGCGCGACCTGCTCGCCGAGCGGCTCGACGCCTCCTTCTCGCTGTCGAGCCGGACGCTCCCGGAGATCCGCGAGTACGAGCGCACGCTGGCGACCTCGGTGAACGCCGCGCTCAAGCCGGTGATGGACAGCTACATCGGCCGGCTGGAGTCGGGCGTCGCCGAGCGCGACGTCTCCGCGGAGCTGAAGATCATGCAGTCGAACGGCGGCATCATCACGGCCGACGCCGCCCGCGACCGCCCGGTCAACACCCTGTTGTCGGGACCGGCGGCGGGCGTCCAGGGAGCGACGTACGTCGCCGGGCTGGCCGGCTTCGAGGACGTGATCTCGATGGACATGGGCGGTACCTCCTGTGACGTCTCGCTCGTCGAGGGGGGCGACCCGCTCGTCTCGACCGACGTCGAGGTCGGCGACTACCCCGTCAGCGTCCCGATGATCGACGTCCACACCGTCGGCTCCGGCGGCGGCTCGATCGCGTGGCTCGACAAGGGCGGCGCGCTCCGGGTGGGACCGCGCTCGGCGGGCGCCGACCCCGGCCCGGTGTCGTACGGCCGCGGCGGAACGGAGCCGACGATCACGGACGCGCAACTGCTGCTCGGCCGGCTCGACCCCTCGCGGTTCCTCTCGGACGACCTCGACGCCGACGTCGACGACGTCCGGGCCGCGGTCGACGAGCACGTCGCCGGGCCGCTCGACATGGGCGTCGAGGAGGCCGCACAGGGGATCCTCGACGTCGCGAACGCGAACATGGAGCGGGCGCTGCGCGTCGTGAGCGTCGAGCGGGGGTACGACCCCCGCGACTTCGCCATCGTCGCGTTCGGCGGCGCCGGGCCGCTGCACGCGACGACGCTGGCGGCGGCGCTCGACGTCCCGCGGGTGATCGTCCCGCGCACCGCGGGCGTCCTCTCGGCGCTCGGGCTGCTCATCAGCGACATCCTCTACGACTACAGCGTCTCCCGGGTGCGGCCGTGGGACGACGTCACCCCGGAGACGCTCGCGGAGTCGTTCGCGGCGTTCCGCGAGCGGGGCCGCGCGCGACTCGACGAGGAGGATCTGGACCCCGAGCGGATGAGCTTCGAGCCGACCGTCGACCTCCGCTACGAGGGCCAGTCGTTCGAACTGTCCGTCCCGGTGCCGGCGGGCGACCTCGACGAGGCCGCGCTGTCGACGGTCGTCGACCGCTTCCACGAGCGCCACCGACAGCGGTACGGCCACGCGTACACCGACGAGCCGGTCGAACTGGTCACGATCCGGCTGCGCGCACGCGGCGTCGTCGAGTCGCCGGATCTGCGCCCCGCAGAGACCGGCGGCACGGTCGCGGACGCGCGCCGCGAGCGACGACCCGTGATGTTCGACGGCGAGTTCGTCGAGTCGGCCGTCTACGTCCGCGAGTCGCTCCCCACGGGGGCGACGTTCGACGGGCCGGCGGTCGTCGAGGGCGCCGAGAGCACCGTCGTCGTCCGTCCCGGACAGTCGGCGCGGATCGACGAGTACGGCAGCATCGTCGTGGAGGTGACGGACTGA
- a CDS encoding 23S rRNA (uridine(2552)-2'-O)-methyltransferase yields the protein MARKDDYYNRAKQEGYRARSAYKLRQIDEEVDLFAPGDTVVDLGAAPGGWLQIAAEAVTEAGRVVGVDLQRIDDLDHPHVETVRGDMTEERTRYYLRKALGVEPRPDESDAEPERPVDVVISDMAPNMTGEYQLDHARSIHLCRQAFDTALELLKPGGSFVVKVFDGPDLADFRDDVDEQFQYVRAYTPEASRKRSSERYLIARGRTDAPVREGQRLTVDVTAVGDEGDGIASVEGFTLFVPGADAGETVEVVVDDVKPRFGFAERVD from the coding sequence ATGGCTCGCAAGGACGACTACTACAACCGGGCGAAACAGGAGGGGTACCGCGCCCGCTCGGCCTACAAACTCCGCCAGATCGACGAGGAGGTCGACCTGTTCGCCCCCGGCGACACCGTCGTCGACCTCGGCGCCGCCCCCGGCGGCTGGCTCCAGATCGCCGCCGAGGCGGTGACGGAGGCGGGCCGCGTCGTCGGCGTCGACCTCCAGCGCATCGACGACCTCGACCACCCCCACGTCGAGACCGTCCGCGGCGACATGACCGAGGAGCGCACGCGCTACTACCTTCGGAAGGCGCTCGGGGTCGAGCCGCGACCCGACGAATCCGACGCCGAACCGGAGCGCCCCGTCGACGTCGTGATCTCCGACATGGCGCCGAACATGACCGGCGAGTACCAACTCGACCACGCCCGCTCGATCCACCTCTGCCGGCAGGCGTTCGACACCGCCCTCGAACTGTTGAAGCCGGGCGGCTCGTTCGTCGTGAAGGTGTTCGACGGGCCGGACCTCGCGGACTTCCGCGACGACGTCGACGAGCAGTTCCAGTACGTCCGGGCATACACCCCCGAGGCGTCCCGCAAGCGCTCCTCGGAACGCTACCTGATCGCCCGCGGGCGAACCGACGCGCCGGTTCGGGAGGGCCAGCGCCTCACCGTCGACGTGACCGCCGTCGGCGACGAGGGCGACGGCATCGCCAGCGTCGAGGGGTTCACGCTGTTCGTCCCCGGCGCCGACGCCGGCGAGACGGTCGAGGTCGTCGTCGACGACGTGAAGCCGCGGTTCGGCTTCGCCGAGCGCGTCGACTGA
- a CDS encoding queuosine precursor transporter yields MSGATATAEPRRLDVPLAAVSLTALFVAALVTAQVISAKLLAVTLPVLGVVTAPGGTLAYAVTFFASDCLSELYGKQYARRVVNVAFGMNFVLLALVFATIATPAAQGSVDPGAFETVLGLSGNVVLGSLVAYVLSQNWDVIAFHRIREFTDGDALWLRNVGSTATSQLVDTVVFTLVAFAVAPALLGVGAALPTSVLVSLIVGQYVLKLIIALVDTPLVYAAVAFVRRDETEAAGVGA; encoded by the coding sequence ATGAGCGGCGCGACGGCGACCGCGGAGCCGCGCCGCCTCGACGTCCCGCTGGCGGCGGTGTCGCTCACGGCGCTGTTCGTCGCGGCGCTGGTGACCGCGCAGGTCATCTCCGCGAAACTGCTGGCGGTGACGCTCCCCGTGCTGGGCGTCGTCACCGCCCCCGGCGGGACGCTGGCGTACGCGGTGACGTTCTTCGCCTCGGACTGCCTGTCGGAGCTGTACGGCAAGCAGTACGCCCGCCGCGTCGTCAACGTCGCCTTCGGGATGAACTTCGTCCTCTTGGCGCTGGTGTTCGCGACCATCGCGACGCCCGCCGCGCAGGGGTCGGTCGACCCCGGGGCGTTCGAGACGGTGCTGGGGCTGTCGGGCAACGTCGTGCTCGGCTCGCTCGTCGCCTACGTGTTGAGCCAGAACTGGGACGTGATCGCGTTCCACCGCATCCGCGAGTTCACCGACGGCGACGCGCTGTGGCTGCGCAACGTCGGCTCGACGGCGACGAGTCAGCTCGTCGACACCGTCGTGTTCACGCTGGTCGCGTTCGCCGTCGCGCCCGCCCTCCTCGGGGTCGGCGCGGCGCTCCCCACGTCGGTGCTCGTGTCGCTCATCGTCGGGCAGTACGTCCTGAAACTGATCATCGCGCTGGTCGACACGCCGCTCGTGTACGCCGCCGTCGCGTTCGTCCGCCGCGACGAGACCGAGGCTGCGGGCGTGGGCGCCTGA